The following coding sequences are from one Biomphalaria glabrata chromosome 8, xgBioGlab47.1, whole genome shotgun sequence window:
- the LOC106070443 gene encoding neurogenic protein mastermind-like isoform X1, producing MGDFLAPKRKDVVDKLRRRLERYRAHHGSSGNRYLNCRPSILEQQKQETYLLQQRWLENKAKKAAKQSKSTRDNNSNQSDHRNLLVNKLKQKIEPSVTTETTTSTGGTPVATTASETIFNFTDKDQHTGSKNSKTNNNSGGGAGAGGGGGGGGNAKHNPLPSLSVQIVQQISGHPQQDTSQTIHTNVTVSSLYGNSNSPNQGGASHSVLTSVQCKQEPSDDSIRTSSSNNINTPTSSSSVHNSQLDHSSVGDLGIHNCDIDEIQDILDSIEKEDNIEPSLLRDLNEFNEIYVKVQRDSESNESANMFGSLACVSPGLSSKTVYSNLGPGGSLSSIYDTTENMTNPIPEPTGPAAETLKQMAAQHQHQHSPGYPMDHFSNGGFPPNYSQLYCSVPNTPSPFPYSHQACHHLGDASQMTPDMVYGSTKPLTHYTTEQSQHNSPSSLQQLQNQVQSHFKPSPGQATPHQMQIIQSQQLQVTHGSHSMQMSQSQQVQMQPSSQPISLSQQQTFNMNQQQMVNEQMKMQMMEKMRMEQQQQGRMPPQYMNRPPPEYKMHNNSRSQGSFPSSTPTAGNANPLQTMQNMVNQTTAYGNVKSEVAGTAPSSQSVNGMMQSSQMTAMQQQQSLSSQLPSNNSHIGNISQVTPNVPPGFQQQQQMQQPPAYSEVDSASRNSSSTYTSAIMRNQRPPNMNVGPDGLNIAQPRTHTDWPRAPMINSQHSGIRPVMPAATHGMAQSSMSSHMMQYQRSPHYGNGPTSVSMATATASSMAQMQQQQQVRAPMPGQMNRVGHGMMPSAGQMVMQQHQSMQVTQMNVHGASPSYSMGGPSPGATNTGYSSMGVPSPGATNTGYSMGGPSPGATNTGYSMGGPSPGATTNPDEFFHFLEDILN from the coding sequence AAACTGAAGCAGAAAATAGAGCCAAGTGTGACCACAGAGACGACTACATCTACAGGAGGGACCCCCGTTGCAACTACTGCATCCGAGACCATCTTCAACTTTACAGATAAGGATCAGCACACCGGCAGTAAGAATAGCAAGACTAACAACAACAGCGGGGGTGGAGCAGGTGCTGGTGGGGGTGGTGGCGGCGGTGGGAACGCCAAACACAACCCACTGCCCAGTTTATCTGTTCAGATCGTCCAGCAAATCAGTGGCCACCCTCAGCAGGACACCTCCCAAACCATCCACACCAATGTGACGGTCAGCTCCCTCTACGGCAACTCCAACTCTCCGAATCAAGGAGGCGCAAGCCATAGCGTTTTGACAAGCGTTCAGTGTAAGCAGGAGCCATCTGATGACAGCATTCGCACATCAAGCTCCAACAACATCAACACTCCCACCTCCTCTTCCTCCGTGCACAACAGCCAATTAGACCATTCCTCTGTTGGGGACCTAGGTATACACAACTGTGACATTGACGAGATTCAGGATATACTGGATAGTATTGAGAAGGAAGATAACATAGAGCCTTCGCTTCTTAGAGACCTCAATGAGTTCAATGAAATTTATGTCAAAGTTCAGAGGGATTCGGAAAGCAATGAATCAGCCAATATGTTTGGATCATTAGCGTGTGTTTCACCGGGACTCTCTTCTAAAACAGTTTATTCGAATCTGGGTCCTGGGGGGTCCTTGAGCAGCATTTATGACACCACTGAAAACATGACCAATCCCATACCAGAGCCCACCGGACCAGCTGCTGAGACATTAAAGCAGATGGCGGCTCAACATCAGCACCAGCACAGTCCGGGCTATCCCATGGATCACTTTAGCAACGGGGGCTTTCCGCCCAACTATTCGCAGTTATATTGCTCAGTACCTAATACACCATCGCCATTCCCCTACAGCCATCAAGCTTGTCACCACCTAGGTGATGCTTCACAGATGACACCAGACATGGTGTACGGCTCTACCAAACCCCTGACTCACTACACCACTGAGCAGAGTCAGCACAACTCACCTTCCTCCTTACAGCAATTACAGAACCAGGTGCAGAGCCACTTCAAGCCCTCTCCAGGGCAGGCCACCCCTCACCAGATGCAGATCATCCAGTCTCAGCAGCTCCAAGTGACCCACGGGTCTCACAGCATGCAGATGTCCCAGTCACAGCAGGTTCAGATGCAACCATCCTCCCAGCCCATCTCGCTTTCTCAACAGCAGACTTTTAATATGAATCAGCAGCAGATGGTCAATGAACAGATGAAAATGCAGATGATGGAGAAAATGAGAATGGAGCAGCAACAACAGGGCAGAATGCCTCCTCAATACATGAACAGACCACCCCCAGAATATAAAATGCACAACAATTCCAGATCTCAAGGGAGCTTTCCTAGCTCAACCCCCACCGCTGGCAATGCTAACCCCCTTCAGACCATGCAGAACATGGTAAACCAAACAACGGCTTATGGGAATGTGAAAAGTGAAGTTGCTGGGACTGCTCCGTCTTCACAGTCTGTGAATGGGATGATGCAATCCTCACAGATGACAGCCATGCAACAGCAGCAGTCATTGTCAAGTCAACTTCCTTCCAATAATTCTCATATTGGGAACATCTCCCAGGTCACACCAAATGTTCCTCCGGGATTTCAGCAACAGCAACAAATGCAACAGCCGCCGGCTTACTCTGAAGTTGACTCAGCTTCCAGGAACTCGTCATCTACCTACACCAGTGCAATAATGCGAAACCAAAGGCCGCCTAATATGAATGTAGGACCTGATGGACTTAACATAGCTCAGCCAAGAACACACACAGATTGGCCTCGAGCCCCAATGATAAATAGTCAGCACTCTGGTATTAGGCCAGTCATGCCTGCTGCAACTCATGGGATGGCCCAATCATCAATGTCCTCGCACATGATGCAGTACCAGCGCTCCCCTCACTATGGTAATGGGCCCACTTCTGTCTCCATGGCTACAGCAACTGCCTCAAGCATGGCCCAGatgcagcagcagcagcaagtCAGGGCTCCCATGCCCGGCCAGATGAACAGAGTGGGGCATGGTATGATGCCCAGTGCTGGGCAGATGGTGATGCAGCAGCATCAGAGCATGCAGGTCACTCAGATGAATGTCCATGGGGCAAGTCCCAGTTACAGTATGGGTGGCCCATCTCCGGGGGCCACAAACACTGGGTACAGCAGCATGGGAGTCCCCTCCCCTGGGGCAACTAACACAGGGTATAGTATGGGTGGCCCATCACCAGGAGCCACTAACACAGGATACAGTATGGGTGGCCCTTCTCCTGGAGCCACAACCAATCCAGATGAATTTTTTCACTTCCTTGAAGatattctaaattaa
- the LOC106070443 gene encoding neurogenic protein mastermind-like isoform X2, translated as MEDSPKLKQKIEPSVTTETTTSTGGTPVATTASETIFNFTDKDQHTGSKNSKTNNNSGGGAGAGGGGGGGGNAKHNPLPSLSVQIVQQISGHPQQDTSQTIHTNVTVSSLYGNSNSPNQGGASHSVLTSVQCKQEPSDDSIRTSSSNNINTPTSSSSVHNSQLDHSSVGDLGIHNCDIDEIQDILDSIEKEDNIEPSLLRDLNEFNEIYVKVQRDSESNESANMFGSLACVSPGLSSKTVYSNLGPGGSLSSIYDTTENMTNPIPEPTGPAAETLKQMAAQHQHQHSPGYPMDHFSNGGFPPNYSQLYCSVPNTPSPFPYSHQACHHLGDASQMTPDMVYGSTKPLTHYTTEQSQHNSPSSLQQLQNQVQSHFKPSPGQATPHQMQIIQSQQLQVTHGSHSMQMSQSQQVQMQPSSQPISLSQQQTFNMNQQQMVNEQMKMQMMEKMRMEQQQQGRMPPQYMNRPPPEYKMHNNSRSQGSFPSSTPTAGNANPLQTMQNMVNQTTAYGNVKSEVAGTAPSSQSVNGMMQSSQMTAMQQQQSLSSQLPSNNSHIGNISQVTPNVPPGFQQQQQMQQPPAYSEVDSASRNSSSTYTSAIMRNQRPPNMNVGPDGLNIAQPRTHTDWPRAPMINSQHSGIRPVMPAATHGMAQSSMSSHMMQYQRSPHYGNGPTSVSMATATASSMAQMQQQQQVRAPMPGQMNRVGHGMMPSAGQMVMQQHQSMQVTQMNVHGASPSYSMGGPSPGATNTGYSSMGVPSPGATNTGYSMGGPSPGATNTGYSMGGPSPGATTNPDEFFHFLEDILN; from the coding sequence AAACTGAAGCAGAAAATAGAGCCAAGTGTGACCACAGAGACGACTACATCTACAGGAGGGACCCCCGTTGCAACTACTGCATCCGAGACCATCTTCAACTTTACAGATAAGGATCAGCACACCGGCAGTAAGAATAGCAAGACTAACAACAACAGCGGGGGTGGAGCAGGTGCTGGTGGGGGTGGTGGCGGCGGTGGGAACGCCAAACACAACCCACTGCCCAGTTTATCTGTTCAGATCGTCCAGCAAATCAGTGGCCACCCTCAGCAGGACACCTCCCAAACCATCCACACCAATGTGACGGTCAGCTCCCTCTACGGCAACTCCAACTCTCCGAATCAAGGAGGCGCAAGCCATAGCGTTTTGACAAGCGTTCAGTGTAAGCAGGAGCCATCTGATGACAGCATTCGCACATCAAGCTCCAACAACATCAACACTCCCACCTCCTCTTCCTCCGTGCACAACAGCCAATTAGACCATTCCTCTGTTGGGGACCTAGGTATACACAACTGTGACATTGACGAGATTCAGGATATACTGGATAGTATTGAGAAGGAAGATAACATAGAGCCTTCGCTTCTTAGAGACCTCAATGAGTTCAATGAAATTTATGTCAAAGTTCAGAGGGATTCGGAAAGCAATGAATCAGCCAATATGTTTGGATCATTAGCGTGTGTTTCACCGGGACTCTCTTCTAAAACAGTTTATTCGAATCTGGGTCCTGGGGGGTCCTTGAGCAGCATTTATGACACCACTGAAAACATGACCAATCCCATACCAGAGCCCACCGGACCAGCTGCTGAGACATTAAAGCAGATGGCGGCTCAACATCAGCACCAGCACAGTCCGGGCTATCCCATGGATCACTTTAGCAACGGGGGCTTTCCGCCCAACTATTCGCAGTTATATTGCTCAGTACCTAATACACCATCGCCATTCCCCTACAGCCATCAAGCTTGTCACCACCTAGGTGATGCTTCACAGATGACACCAGACATGGTGTACGGCTCTACCAAACCCCTGACTCACTACACCACTGAGCAGAGTCAGCACAACTCACCTTCCTCCTTACAGCAATTACAGAACCAGGTGCAGAGCCACTTCAAGCCCTCTCCAGGGCAGGCCACCCCTCACCAGATGCAGATCATCCAGTCTCAGCAGCTCCAAGTGACCCACGGGTCTCACAGCATGCAGATGTCCCAGTCACAGCAGGTTCAGATGCAACCATCCTCCCAGCCCATCTCGCTTTCTCAACAGCAGACTTTTAATATGAATCAGCAGCAGATGGTCAATGAACAGATGAAAATGCAGATGATGGAGAAAATGAGAATGGAGCAGCAACAACAGGGCAGAATGCCTCCTCAATACATGAACAGACCACCCCCAGAATATAAAATGCACAACAATTCCAGATCTCAAGGGAGCTTTCCTAGCTCAACCCCCACCGCTGGCAATGCTAACCCCCTTCAGACCATGCAGAACATGGTAAACCAAACAACGGCTTATGGGAATGTGAAAAGTGAAGTTGCTGGGACTGCTCCGTCTTCACAGTCTGTGAATGGGATGATGCAATCCTCACAGATGACAGCCATGCAACAGCAGCAGTCATTGTCAAGTCAACTTCCTTCCAATAATTCTCATATTGGGAACATCTCCCAGGTCACACCAAATGTTCCTCCGGGATTTCAGCAACAGCAACAAATGCAACAGCCGCCGGCTTACTCTGAAGTTGACTCAGCTTCCAGGAACTCGTCATCTACCTACACCAGTGCAATAATGCGAAACCAAAGGCCGCCTAATATGAATGTAGGACCTGATGGACTTAACATAGCTCAGCCAAGAACACACACAGATTGGCCTCGAGCCCCAATGATAAATAGTCAGCACTCTGGTATTAGGCCAGTCATGCCTGCTGCAACTCATGGGATGGCCCAATCATCAATGTCCTCGCACATGATGCAGTACCAGCGCTCCCCTCACTATGGTAATGGGCCCACTTCTGTCTCCATGGCTACAGCAACTGCCTCAAGCATGGCCCAGatgcagcagcagcagcaagtCAGGGCTCCCATGCCCGGCCAGATGAACAGAGTGGGGCATGGTATGATGCCCAGTGCTGGGCAGATGGTGATGCAGCAGCATCAGAGCATGCAGGTCACTCAGATGAATGTCCATGGGGCAAGTCCCAGTTACAGTATGGGTGGCCCATCTCCGGGGGCCACAAACACTGGGTACAGCAGCATGGGAGTCCCCTCCCCTGGGGCAACTAACACAGGGTATAGTATGGGTGGCCCATCACCAGGAGCCACTAACACAGGATACAGTATGGGTGGCCCTTCTCCTGGAGCCACAACCAATCCAGATGAATTTTTTCACTTCCTTGAAGatattctaaattaa